From one Citrobacter sp. Marseille-Q6884 genomic stretch:
- the csgD gene encoding biofilm master transcriptional regulator CsgD, protein MFNEVHSIHSHTLLLITKPSLQATALLQHLKQSLALTGKLHNIQRSLDDISASCIVLMDMMEADKKLIHYWQDNLSRKNNNIKTLLLNTPDDYPYRDIENWPHINGVFYATEDEQRVISGLQGVLRGECYFSQKLASYLITHSGNYRYNSTESALLTHREKEILNKLRIGASNIEIARSLFISENTVKTHLYNLFKKIAVKNRTQAVSWANDNLRR, encoded by the coding sequence ATGTTTAATGAAGTCCATAGTATTCATAGTCATACATTATTGTTGATCACTAAACCCTCTTTGCAGGCAACTGCATTATTACAACATTTAAAGCAATCACTGGCGCTAACCGGAAAACTACATAATATTCAACGTTCTCTGGATGATATATCTGCCAGCTGTATTGTTTTAATGGACATGATGGAGGCAGATAAAAAACTGATCCATTACTGGCAAGATAATTTGAGCAGAAAAAACAACAATATAAAGACGTTATTGTTGAATACACCCGATGATTATCCTTACCGGGATATTGAAAACTGGCCGCACATCAATGGTGTGTTCTACGCAACAGAAGATGAGCAGCGAGTCATTAGCGGGTTGCAAGGTGTCTTGCGAGGCGAATGCTACTTTTCGCAAAAATTGGCCAGTTACTTGATCACCCATTCTGGAAACTATCGTTATAACAGCACGGAGTCGGCGCTACTCACTCATCGTGAAAAAGAGATCCTTAATAAACTGCGTATTGGCGCCTCAAACATCGAGATCGCCCGTTCACTGTTTATCAGTGAAAATACGGTAAAAACGCATCTTTATAATCTTTTCAAAAAGATAGCTGTCAAAAATCGTACGCAGGCGGTCTCGTGGGCCAACGATAACCTCAGGCGATAA
- the csgB gene encoding curli minor subunit CsgB has protein sequence MKNKLLFMMFTMLGVPGIASATSYDLANSEYNFAVNELSKSSFNQAAIIGQVGNANSANTRQAGSKLLSVISQDGSGNRAKTEQTGSYNFAYIDQTGSSNDASIKQGSYGNTAMIIQKGSGNKANITQYGTQKTAVVVQRQSQMAIRVTQR, from the coding sequence ATGAAAAACAAGTTGTTATTTATGATGTTTACAATGCTGGGTGTGCCTGGGATTGCATCCGCAACAAGTTATGATTTAGCTAATTCAGAATATAACTTTGCGGTAAATGAATTAAGTAAGTCTTCATTTAATCAGGCAGCCATTATTGGTCAAGTTGGTAATGCAAATAGTGCAAATACCCGCCAGGCGGGCTCGAAGTTATTGTCAGTTATTTCGCAAGACGGTTCAGGTAACCGAGCGAAAACAGAACAGACAGGATCATATAACTTTGCATATATTGATCAAACGGGTAGTTCCAATGATGCGAGTATAAAGCAAGGCTCTTACGGTAATACGGCGATGATTATCCAGAAAGGCTCTGGTAATAAAGCGAATATTACCCAGTACGGCACACAAAAAACAGCAGTTGTGGTGCAGAGACAGTCGCAAATGGCCATTCGCGTTACTCAACGCTAA
- the mdoG gene encoding glucan biosynthesis protein G, whose translation MMKLRWLGAAVMLTLYTSSSWAFSIDDVAKQAQSLADKGYEAPKSNLPSVFRDMKYADYQQIQFNRDKAYWSNLKTPFKLEFYHQGMYFDTPVKINEVTATAVKKIKYSPDYFNFGDVQHDKDTVKDLGFAGFKVLYPINSKDKNDEIVSMLGASYFRVLGAGQVYGLSARGLAIDTALPSGEEFPRFREFWIERPKPTDKRLTIYALLDSPRATGAYRFVIIPGRDTVVDVQSKVYLRDKVGKLGVAPLTSMFLFGPNQPSPATNYRPELHDSNGLSIHAGNGEWIWRPLNNPKHLAVSSFAMENPQGFGLLQRGRQFSRFEDLDDRYDLRPSAWITPKGDWGKGKIELVEIPTNDETNDNIVAYWTPDQLPEAGKEMNFKYTLTFTRDEDKLHAPDSAWVQQTRRSTGDVKQSNLIRQPDGTIAFVVDFAGADMKKLPQDTPVTAQTSIGDNGEIVESSVRYNPVTKGWRLMLRVKVKDAKKTTEMRAALANADQTLSETWSYQLPANE comes from the coding sequence ATGATGAAATTGCGTTGGTTGGGTGCAGCAGTCATGTTAACGCTGTACACATCATCAAGCTGGGCATTCAGCATTGATGATGTTGCAAAACAAGCTCAATCCTTAGCCGATAAAGGCTATGAGGCGCCAAAAAGTAACTTGCCCTCCGTTTTCCGCGACATGAAATATGCGGATTATCAGCAGATCCAGTTTAATCGCGATAAAGCTTACTGGAGCAATCTTAAGACCCCATTCAAGCTCGAATTCTACCACCAGGGTATGTACTTCGACACGCCGGTCAAAATCAACGAAGTCACCGCCACAGCGGTTAAAAAAATCAAATACAGCCCGGATTATTTTAATTTTGGCGATGTTCAGCATGATAAAGACACGGTAAAAGATCTCGGTTTCGCCGGGTTCAAAGTGCTGTATCCGATCAACAGCAAAGATAAAAACGACGAAATCGTCAGCATGCTCGGTGCCAGCTATTTCCGCGTCCTGGGTGCAGGTCAGGTTTATGGTTTGTCTGCTCGCGGTCTCGCGATTGATACCGCACTGCCGTCTGGTGAAGAATTTCCCCGCTTTCGTGAGTTTTGGATTGAACGTCCAAAACCGACTGATAAACGTTTAACCATTTACGCATTGCTGGATTCCCCGCGTGCAACCGGGGCGTATCGTTTTGTGATTATTCCAGGCCGTGACACGGTTGTGGATGTCCAGTCCAAAGTTTACCTGCGCGATAAAGTGGGTAAATTGGGCGTAGCGCCATTAACCAGCATGTTCCTGTTTGGGCCGAACCAGCCTTCTCCGGCAACCAACTATCGTCCTGAATTGCATGACTCGAACGGTTTGTCTATCCACGCGGGTAATGGCGAGTGGATTTGGCGTCCGCTGAACAACCCGAAACATCTGGCTGTAAGCAGCTTCGCGATGGAGAACCCGCAAGGATTCGGCCTGCTGCAACGTGGCCGTCAGTTCTCTCGCTTTGAAGATCTCGACGACCGCTACGACCTGCGCCCAAGCGCCTGGATCACGCCGAAAGGTGACTGGGGTAAAGGTAAGATTGAGCTTGTTGAAATTCCGACCAACGATGAAACCAACGACAACATCGTGGCTTACTGGACGCCGGATCAACTGCCTGAAGCAGGCAAAGAGATGAACTTCAAGTACACCCTGACGTTCACTCGTGATGAAGACAAGCTTCATGCGCCGGACAGCGCCTGGGTTCAGCAGACTCGCCGCTCTACCGGTGATGTCAAACAATCGAATCTCATTCGTCAGCCTGACGGCACCATTGCCTTTGTTGTGGATTTTGCCGGCGCAGACATGAAAAAACTGCCGCAGGATACGCCTGTTACCGCGCAAACCAGCATTGGCGACAATGGTGAGATCGTTGAAAGCTCAGTACGTTACAACCCGGTGACTAAGGGATGGCGTTTGATGCTGCGCGTGAAAGTGAAAGATGCGAAGAAAACCACTGAAATGCGTGCTGCGTTGGCGAATGCCGATCAGACGTTGAGTGAAACCTGGAGCTACCAGTTACCTGCCAATGAATAA
- the ymdB gene encoding O-acetyl-ADP-ribose deacetylase: MQSRVHVLHGDITTTAVDVIVNAANSSLLGGGGVDGAIHRAAGPSLLEACKRVIQQQGECPTGHAVITLAGALPAKAVIHTVGPVWQGGDHHEAERLEEAYFNSLQLALANGYQSIAFPAISTGAYGYPRAAAAEIAVNTVLKFITRRAQPEQIYFVCYDDENTRLYNRLLTQQGDDNTA; the protein is encoded by the coding sequence ATGCAATCGCGAGTTCATGTGTTACATGGCGACATTACGACGACCGCTGTTGATGTGATCGTCAATGCGGCTAACTCTTCGCTGCTCGGAGGGGGTGGTGTCGATGGCGCCATTCATCGCGCTGCCGGACCTTCGTTGCTGGAAGCGTGCAAGCGGGTTATACAACAACAGGGCGAGTGTCCGACCGGTCATGCCGTGATTACGCTTGCCGGTGCTCTGCCTGCAAAAGCGGTGATTCATACAGTCGGGCCGGTCTGGCAAGGGGGCGATCACCATGAAGCGGAGCGACTGGAGGAGGCCTATTTTAATAGTCTGCAACTGGCATTAGCGAATGGCTATCAGTCCATTGCATTTCCGGCTATCAGCACGGGCGCTTACGGTTACCCGCGGGCTGCAGCGGCAGAAATTGCGGTCAATACGGTGTTGAAATTTATTACCCGTCGGGCGCAGCCTGAGCAAATTTACTTCGTTTGCTATGATGATGAAAACACCCGACTTTATAATCGATTGCTCACCCAACAAGGCGATGACAATACGGCCTGA
- a CDS encoding type 1 fimbrial protein, with the protein MCTLSNRFFSTMLCAFSLYTACATAQQISPGGVIHFRGEIVESPCEVSTHQQQIELSCIRDGEIYNSRYNEQQVMMSPQNVKQIASVKMHYLNEQKNLAILDIEYK; encoded by the coding sequence ATGTGTACATTATCTAATCGTTTTTTTAGTACGATGTTGTGCGCGTTTTCGCTTTATACGGCCTGTGCAACTGCTCAGCAAATCTCGCCTGGCGGAGTCATTCATTTTCGCGGCGAAATCGTTGAATCCCCTTGTGAAGTCAGTACACATCAACAACAAATAGAATTGTCATGTATACGTGATGGTGAAATATACAATAGTCGCTATAACGAACAGCAAGTAATGATGTCCCCCCAGAACGTTAAACAGATTGCCTCGGTGAAAATGCATTACCTTAATGAGCAGAAAAACCTCGCTATTCTTGATATTGAATATAAATGA
- the mdoC gene encoding glucans biosynthesis protein MdoC: MSSVSPPREYFLDSIRAWLMLLGIPFHISLIYSTHTWHVNSAEPSWWLTLFNDFIHAFRMQVFFVISGYFSYMLFLRYPLKRWWKVRVERVGIPMLTAIPLLTLPQFIMLQYVKGKADSWHSLSAYDKYNALAWELISHLWFLLVLVVLTTVSMWVFSQMKKRLTPVEGSATAPASMMKLTLIFLLLGVGYAAVRRTIFIVYPSILSDGMFNFVVMQTLFYVPFFMLGALAFINPNLKALFTTPSRGCTLGAAFAFVVYLLNQRYGNGDAWMYETEYVITMVMGLWMVNVVFSLGHRLLNFQSARVTYFVNASLFIYLVHHPLTLFFGAFITPHISSNLLGFLCGLLFVVGIAVILYEIHLRIPLLKFLFSGKPPVKQDKNKAVGAS, encoded by the coding sequence ATGAGCTCTGTATCCCCACCGCGTGAATACTTTCTTGACTCCATCCGAGCCTGGCTGATGTTGTTGGGGATCCCCTTTCATATCTCATTGATCTATTCCACGCATACCTGGCATGTGAACAGTGCAGAACCGTCGTGGTGGCTGACCCTTTTTAACGATTTCATTCATGCGTTTCGCATGCAGGTGTTCTTCGTTATTTCGGGCTATTTTTCATACATGCTTTTTTTGCGCTACCCATTAAAACGGTGGTGGAAAGTCCGTGTTGAACGTGTCGGTATTCCCATGCTGACCGCTATTCCACTGCTCACGCTGCCGCAATTTATCATGCTGCAATATGTGAAAGGAAAAGCTGACAGCTGGCATAGCCTTAGCGCGTACGACAAATACAACGCCCTTGCCTGGGAACTGATTTCCCATTTGTGGTTTTTACTCGTGCTTGTCGTTTTAACGACCGTGAGTATGTGGGTGTTCAGCCAGATGAAAAAAAGGCTAACGCCCGTCGAAGGTTCCGCCACAGCCCCCGCATCAATGATGAAGTTAACGCTGATTTTCTTATTATTAGGTGTGGGGTATGCCGCGGTCAGACGGACGATTTTTATCGTCTATCCTTCCATTCTCAGCGACGGCATGTTTAATTTTGTCGTCATGCAAACGCTGTTCTATGTGCCTTTCTTTATGCTTGGTGCCCTGGCGTTTATCAACCCCAACCTGAAAGCGCTGTTCACCACGCCATCCCGGGGTTGCACCTTAGGCGCGGCCTTCGCGTTTGTGGTCTACCTGCTTAATCAGCGTTACGGAAACGGTGATGCATGGATGTACGAAACGGAATATGTGATCACCATGGTCATGGGGCTGTGGATGGTTAACGTTGTATTCTCACTTGGCCACCGTTTATTGAACTTCCAGTCAGCCCGCGTCACCTATTTTGTCAACGCGTCGCTGTTTATCTATCTGGTGCACCATCCATTAACCCTGTTTTTCGGCGCCTTTATCACGCCGCACATCTCGTCGAATCTGCTTGGCTTTTTATGTGGATTGCTGTTTGTGGTCGGGATTGCAGTAATACTGTACGAAATCCATTTGCGTATTCCGCTGCTGAAATTCCTCTTTTCGGGCAAACCTCCCGTTAAGCAGGATAAAAACAAAGCAGTTGGAGCGTCATAA
- a CDS encoding MysB family protein, with amino-acid sequence MTMYATLEEAIDAAREEFLADNPDLEPDEASVQQLNVQKYVLQDGDIMWQAEFFADEDEEGGECLPMLSGEAAQSVFDGDYDEIEIRQEWQEENTLHEWDEGEFQLEPPLDTEEGQTAADEWDER; translated from the coding sequence ATGACCATGTATGCCACGCTTGAAGAAGCCATTGATGCAGCCCGTGAAGAGTTTCTGGCGGATAATCCCGACCTTGAGCCTGACGAGGCCAGTGTTCAGCAACTCAATGTACAAAAATACGTACTACAGGATGGCGACATCATGTGGCAAGCCGAATTCTTTGCCGATGAAGATGAGGAAGGCGGTGAATGTCTGCCGATGCTGAGCGGTGAAGCGGCGCAAAGCGTCTTTGACGGCGACTACGATGAGATTGAGATTCGCCAGGAGTGGCAGGAAGAAAACACCCTCCATGAATGGGATGAGGGCGAATTCCAGCTTGAACCGCCCCTGGATACTGAAGAGGGTCAGACAGCCGCCGATGAATGGGATGAGCGGTAG
- a CDS encoding phospholipase D family protein has protein sequence MMMKTPDFIIDCSPNKAMTIRPDMTRLERAITPLCASHPAECGILALDDSLDAFAARYRLTEMAERTLDVQYYIWENDMSGLLLFSVLLAAAKRGVRVRLLLDDNNTPGLDDTLRLLDNHPNIEVRLFNPFSFRILRALGYLTDFARLNRRMHNKSYTADGVVTLVGGRNIGDAYFGAGEQPLFSDLDVMAIGPVVKEVADDFERYWHCRSVSTLQNVLELSEPESPQRIELPESWYNDDITRRYLHKLETSQFMTHLDQGALPLIWAKTRLLSDDPVKGEGRAPRHSLLPQRLFDVMGSPSERIDIISAYFVPTRAGVAQLLRLVRKGVKIAILTNSLAANDVAVVHAGYARWRKKLLRYGVELYELKPTRDRVTVVHDRGLTGNSGSSLHAKTFSIDGRKVFIGSLNFDPRSTLLNTEMGFVIESEVLAALIHKRFMQSQHDVAWQLRLDRWGRINWVDRQQGTEVVLKKEPATGFWKRVLVKLASVLPIEWLL, from the coding sequence ATGATGATGAAAACACCCGACTTTATAATCGATTGCTCACCCAACAAGGCGATGACAATACGGCCTGATATGACGCGACTCGAGCGTGCCATCACCCCTCTGTGCGCCAGCCATCCTGCGGAATGTGGCATTCTTGCGCTGGATGACAGCCTCGATGCTTTTGCGGCTCGCTATCGGCTTACGGAAATGGCGGAGCGCACCCTGGATGTGCAGTATTACATCTGGGAGAACGACATGTCCGGGCTATTGCTGTTTTCGGTGTTGTTAGCGGCGGCGAAACGTGGGGTGCGGGTCCGCTTGCTTTTGGATGATAACAACACGCCGGGTCTGGATGATACGCTGCGCTTGCTTGATAACCATCCTAATATCGAAGTCCGCCTGTTTAATCCCTTTTCATTTCGCATCTTGCGTGCCCTGGGTTATTTAACCGATTTTGCCCGGCTCAATCGCCGCATGCACAATAAAAGTTACACCGCTGACGGCGTCGTTACGCTCGTTGGAGGGCGCAATATTGGCGATGCTTATTTTGGCGCAGGTGAACAACCGCTGTTTTCCGATCTGGACGTAATGGCCATCGGGCCGGTTGTTAAAGAGGTTGCCGATGATTTTGAGCGCTACTGGCACTGCCGATCGGTTTCTACATTGCAGAACGTTCTGGAGCTGTCTGAACCCGAATCACCCCAGCGTATTGAGCTTCCTGAATCCTGGTACAATGATGATATTACCCGCCGCTATCTGCATAAGCTGGAAACCAGCCAGTTTATGACCCACCTCGATCAGGGGGCATTACCGTTGATTTGGGCAAAAACGCGTCTGCTCAGCGATGATCCTGTCAAAGGTGAGGGGAGGGCACCGCGACATTCGCTCTTGCCACAGCGTTTGTTCGATGTCATGGGGTCGCCCAGCGAACGCATTGATATTATTTCTGCCTATTTTGTGCCAACGCGCGCCGGCGTGGCTCAGCTACTGCGGCTGGTCAGAAAAGGGGTCAAAATTGCCATTTTAACCAATTCGTTGGCGGCGAATGACGTTGCGGTCGTCCACGCGGGCTATGCGCGCTGGCGGAAGAAATTACTGCGCTATGGTGTGGAATTGTATGAGCTTAAACCAACGCGCGATCGTGTTACGGTGGTGCACGACCGCGGGTTAACCGGTAATTCTGGCTCCAGTCTGCATGCGAAAACCTTCAGTATTGACGGTCGTAAGGTCTTTATTGGTTCGCTTAATTTTGACCCTCGTTCAACGTTACTCAATACCGAAATGGGATTTGTCATTGAAAGCGAAGTGCTGGCGGCGCTGATTCATAAGCGTTTTATGCAAAGTCAGCACGATGTTGCCTGGCAATTGCGCCTCGACCGCTGGGGCAGGATCAACTGGGTCGATCGTCAACAAGGTACCGAAGTGGTGTTAAAAAAAGAACCCGCGACAGGTTTCTGGAAGCGGGTTCTGGTGAAGCTTGCGTCAGTATTACCTATTGAATGGTTATTATGA
- the csgA gene encoding curli major subunit CsgA, translated as MKLLKVAAFAAIVVSGSALAGVVPQWGNNNHHGGGSNFGPDSSMSIYQYGSGNVANALQSDARKSDVTITQHGRGNGATVGQGADDSTINLKQTGFQNSATIDQWNAKRADISVTQYGGRNGAVVNQTASDSNILVRQVGFGNSATANQH; from the coding sequence ATGAAACTTTTAAAAGTGGCAGCATTCGCAGCAATCGTAGTTTCTGGCAGTGCTCTGGCTGGTGTTGTTCCGCAATGGGGCAATAATAATCATCACGGCGGTGGTAGTAATTTCGGCCCGGATTCATCAATGAGTATTTACCAATATGGGTCTGGCAACGTTGCGAATGCTCTGCAAAGTGATGCGCGTAAATCAGATGTGACCATCACACAACATGGGCGTGGTAACGGTGCAACCGTCGGGCAAGGTGCTGATGACAGTACCATTAACCTGAAACAGACTGGCTTCCAGAACAGTGCCACTATCGATCAGTGGAATGCCAAACGTGCTGATATTAGCGTGACCCAGTACGGTGGTCGTAACGGTGCGGTAGTTAATCAGACTGCATCTGACTCCAATATTCTGGTTCGCCAGGTTGGCTTTGGTAACAGCGCGACAGCTAACCAACACTAA
- the mdoH gene encoding glucans biosynthesis glucosyltransferase MdoH, translating to MNKTTEYIDAMPLSDIEKAALPKTDIRAVHQALDAEHRTYSREDDSPQGSVKARLEQAWPDSLAKDQLIKDDEGRDQLQAMPKATRTSMFPDPWRTNPVGRFWDRLRGRDVTPRYLSRLTKEEQESEQKWRTVGTIRRYTLLILTLAQTIVATWYMKTILPYQGWAFINPADMIGQNLWVSFMQLLPYMLQTGILILFAVLFCWVSAGFWTALMGFLQLLIGRDKYSISASTVGDEPLNPEHRTALIMPICNEDVDRVFAGLRATWESVKATGNAEHFDVYILSDSYNPDICVAEQKAWMELIAEVQGEGQIFYRRRRRRVKRKSGNIDDFCRRWGNQYSYMVVLDADSVMSGDCLTGLVRLMEANPNAGIIQSSPKASGMDTLYARCQQFATRVYGPLFTAGLHFWQLGESHYWGHNAIIRVKPFIEHCALAPLPGEGSFAGSILSHDFVEAALMRRAGWGVWIAYDLPGSYEELPPNLLDELKRDRRWCHGNLMNFRLFLVKGMHPVHRAVFLTGVMSYLSAPLWFMFLALSTALQVVHALTEPQYFLQPRQLFPVWPQWRPELAIALFASTMVLLFLPKLLSILLIWCKGTKEYGGFIRVTLSLLLEVLFSVLLAPVRMLFHTVFVVSAFLGWEVVWNSPQRDDDSTPWGEAFMRHGSQLLLGLVWAVGMAWLDLRFLFWLAPIVFSLILSPFVSVISSRSTVGLRTKRWKLFLIPEEYSPPQVLVDTDNYLELNRNRSLNDGFMHAVFNPSFNALATAMATARHRASNVLEIARDRHVEQALNETPEKLNRDRRLVLLSDPMTMARLHYRVWNSPDKYSSWVNYYQGITLNPLALRKK from the coding sequence ATGAATAAGACAACTGAGTATATTGACGCAATGCCGCTTTCGGATATCGAAAAAGCGGCATTGCCGAAAACTGACATCCGCGCCGTCCATCAGGCGCTGGATGCCGAGCATCGTACTTACTCGCGTGAAGATGATTCACCGCAGGGGTCTGTTAAAGCGCGTCTTGAGCAAGCCTGGCCGGACTCTCTGGCCAAAGATCAGTTGATTAAGGACGACGAAGGGCGTGACCAACTGCAGGCAATGCCGAAGGCTACGCGTACGTCAATGTTCCCCGATCCCTGGCGTACTAACCCGGTAGGCCGTTTTTGGGACCGACTGCGTGGACGCGATGTGACGCCGCGTTATCTTTCTCGCTTGACGAAAGAAGAGCAAGAGAGCGAGCAGAAGTGGCGTACCGTTGGGACCATTCGTCGCTACACCTTGTTGATCTTAACGCTGGCGCAAACGATCGTCGCAACCTGGTATATGAAGACGATTCTTCCTTACCAGGGTTGGGCGTTTATTAATCCGGCAGACATGATTGGGCAGAACCTGTGGGTTTCCTTTATGCAGCTGCTGCCCTACATGTTACAGACCGGCATTCTTATCTTGTTTGCCGTGCTTTTCTGTTGGGTATCCGCCGGGTTCTGGACCGCACTGATGGGCTTCCTGCAACTGTTGATCGGCCGGGATAAGTACAGTATTTCGGCCTCAACGGTAGGGGATGAACCCCTTAATCCTGAGCACCGTACTGCGCTGATTATGCCGATCTGTAACGAGGACGTTGATCGCGTATTCGCGGGACTGCGTGCCACGTGGGAGTCGGTTAAAGCAACGGGCAATGCTGAACATTTCGATGTTTACATTCTGAGCGACAGCTACAACCCCGATATTTGTGTCGCAGAACAAAAAGCGTGGATGGAGCTGATCGCCGAAGTGCAGGGCGAAGGGCAGATCTTCTACCGCCGCCGCCGCCGTCGTGTGAAGCGTAAAAGTGGTAACATCGATGACTTCTGTCGTCGTTGGGGTAACCAGTATAGCTACATGGTCGTGCTGGACGCTGACTCCGTAATGAGCGGCGACTGCCTGACTGGCCTCGTGCGTCTGATGGAAGCGAACCCAAACGCCGGGATTATCCAGTCTTCTCCGAAAGCTTCCGGGATGGACACGCTGTATGCGCGTTGCCAGCAATTTGCGACCCGTGTCTACGGTCCGCTCTTTACCGCCGGGCTTCACTTCTGGCAGTTGGGAGAGTCGCACTACTGGGGTCATAACGCGATTATTCGCGTGAAACCGTTTATTGAGCACTGTGCTCTCGCGCCGTTACCTGGCGAAGGTTCATTTGCGGGTTCAATCCTCTCCCATGACTTTGTGGAAGCGGCATTGATGCGTCGTGCGGGTTGGGGCGTGTGGATTGCCTACGATCTGCCTGGCTCTTATGAAGAGCTGCCGCCGAACCTGCTGGATGAACTTAAGCGCGACCGTCGCTGGTGCCATGGCAACCTGATGAACTTCCGTCTGTTCCTGGTGAAGGGGATGCACCCGGTTCACCGCGCGGTGTTCCTGACGGGGGTCATGTCCTATCTGTCAGCACCGCTGTGGTTTATGTTCCTGGCATTATCTACCGCGTTACAGGTCGTTCATGCGTTGACAGAGCCGCAGTACTTCCTGCAGCCGCGCCAGTTGTTCCCGGTGTGGCCACAATGGCGACCTGAACTGGCTATCGCGCTGTTTGCCTCGACAATGGTTCTGCTGTTCCTGCCTAAGCTGCTGAGTATTTTGCTTATCTGGTGTAAGGGCACGAAAGAGTACGGTGGATTTATCCGTGTCACACTGTCACTGCTGCTGGAGGTTCTGTTCTCCGTGCTGCTGGCGCCAGTGCGTATGCTGTTCCACACCGTCTTTGTCGTCAGCGCTTTCCTCGGCTGGGAAGTGGTCTGGAACTCGCCGCAGCGTGATGATGATTCCACCCCATGGGGTGAAGCGTTTATGCGTCACGGATCGCAGCTGCTGCTGGGTCTGGTGTGGGCTGTGGGTATGGCCTGGCTGGATCTGCGCTTCCTGTTCTGGCTGGCTCCGATCGTCTTTTCGCTGATCCTGTCGCCGTTTGTTTCCGTGATCTCCAGTCGTTCAACGGTGGGGTTACGCACCAAACGCTGGAAACTGTTCCTGATCCCGGAAGAGTATTCTCCGCCGCAGGTACTGGTGGATACGGATAACTATCTGGAGTTGAACCGTAATCGTTCGCTGAACGACGGCTTTATGCATGCGGTGTTTAACCCGTCGTTTAACGCGCTGGCGACAGCCATGGCGACCGCTCGTCACCGTGCCAGTAACGTGCTTGAGATTGCCCGTGACCGTCATGTGGAGCAGGCGCTCAATGAAACGCCGGAGAAACTGAATCGCGATCGTCGTCTGGTGCTGTTGAGCGATCCGATGACGATGGCGCGTTTGCACTATCGCGTCTGGAATTCACCTGATAAGTACTCTTCGTGGGTCAATTATTATCAGGGGATCACCCTCAACCCACTGGCGCTCAGGAAAAAATAA
- a CDS encoding YceK/YidQ family lipoprotein gives MRLLAVSLMVIVLSGCGSIISRTIPGQGHGNQYYPGVQWDVRDSAWRYVTLLDLPFSLVFDTLLLPLDIHHGPYE, from the coding sequence GTGCGTCTACTCGCAGTGAGCTTAATGGTTATCGTCCTGAGCGGATGCGGCAGCATTATTAGCCGGACAATACCGGGCCAGGGCCACGGGAATCAATATTATCCAGGCGTGCAATGGGATGTGCGCGATTCAGCGTGGCGCTACGTCACCCTACTCGATCTGCCATTTTCACTGGTGTTTGATACGCTGCTGTTGCCGCTCGATATCCACCATGGGCCTTATGAGTAA
- the csgC gene encoding curli assembly chaperone CsgC, whose product MHTLLLIAALSNQITFNTTQQGEMYTIIPQVTLSQPCVCQVQVLALRDGKSGQSQTQQKTTLSLPANQTIDLTKLSLNISADDSVKIVVTVSDGQSLHLSQQWPDSTSHS is encoded by the coding sequence ATGCATACGTTATTACTCATTGCCGCGCTGTCAAATCAAATCACATTCAATACAACGCAGCAAGGTGAGATGTACACCATCATCCCTCAGGTCACACTGTCTCAACCCTGCGTATGTCAGGTACAAGTTCTGGCATTACGTGACGGGAAAAGCGGTCAAAGCCAAACTCAACAGAAAACAACGCTGTCTTTGCCCGCTAATCAAACGATTGATTTAACCAAACTCAGTTTAAATATATCTGCTGATGATTCGGTCAAGATTGTGGTTACTGTTTCCGACGGGCAGTCTTTGCATCTATCGCAACAGTGGCCCGACTCAACCAGCCACTCATGA